AGCTGCTGGACCTCAGCCGGAAGACGGGCACGCTCACCGTGCAGTCCGCGCTGCGCGACAACGAGGGCGTGGTGCACTTCGAGAACGGCAAGGTGATCTCGGCGTCCATCCGCTCGAACCCGCACCGCATCGGCGACCTGCTCGTGCGTTCGGGGCGACTCACCGACGACGACCTGGCGCGCGTGCGCGAGGCGCAGGCGGCGGGCGACCGCCGACGCTTCGGTGAGATCCTCGTCGGCATGGGGATGGTGACGGCGCGCGAGATGGAGCGGCAGATGCGCCTGCAGATCGAGGCCGTGGTCTTCGAGCTGATGGCCTGGTCCGAAGGCAGTTTCCGTTTCGACGAGGGTTTGAGCGAAGCGGTGCTGCGTGAGGCGTCGGTGCCGATCGGCACGGAGACGCTGCTGATGGAAGGCGCGCGACGCATCGACGAGTGGTCGCGGATCGCCGACCGCGTGCCCAATCTCGGCGTGATCCCCGATCTCGCGCCGGGGGACATGGACCACCCGGCGCTGCTCGACCTCCTGCCGCACGAGTGGCGGGTACTCGCCAGCATCGACGGCGACACCGACCTGCGGAGCATCGCGGCCACGGTCTCGATGAGTGAGTTCGACGTGGCGCGCATCGTGTACGGGCTGGTGAGCACCGGCGTGGTGCTGCTGCGGCAGCCGAAGCGCGAAAGCCAGGCGCTGCCGCTGCCCCAGGAACGGCGTGAACCTTCGGTCACACCGCGCGGCGTGATGCCCTCGGCGCTGCTGCGCGGGGCGGAGGCGTTCCGTCGAGGCGCGTTGGCGGATGGCATTGCGTTCTGGAGCGCCTTCGTCGAGGCCGCACCGACGTATCCGGGCGTGCCGGCGCTGCGCGAAGGCATCGTGGCGGCGACCAAGCTGTTGGAGACGCTGGACCGCGAGGTGCCTCGTGAGCGCTGAGCATATTCGACGGATGAGCGAGGAACTGGCACAGGATCCCTCCAGCCTGGTGTTCCTTCCGCTGGCGGAGGCGTTGTTGGCGCGCGGGGAACTAGCGAATGCCGCGCGCGTGGCGCGCCGCGGGGCCGACCGGCACCCGCAGCGCCCCGATGCGCACGACGTGTTGGCGCGCGTCGCACTGCAGCAGGGCGATCCGGCCGCGGCGGAGCGGGCCTGGCGGTCGGCGCTGCGGTTGGCGCCGCAGTTCGGGCCGGCGCACCGCGGGCTCGGATTCCTCTGCTACGAGCAGGAGCGCTGGTACGAAGCGGAGGAACACCTGGCCGCCGCTCGCGTCGCCACGCCGGGCGACCCCGCCATCGAGCGCGCCTGGGAGGCACTCCAGGTGGCGTGGACGGAAGCCACCTCGGCGCCGGATCCCGGGCCGCCGCCGGCGCGCGCCTCACAACCGTCGGCGCCGGTGCCGGTCCCACCGCCGGAGCCGGAGCCCCGCGACCCCTACGCTCCCTCCCCACGACGCTCGCTCGAGGCGGCCGCCCAACTCTTCGTGGACAGCCTTGACGGCACCCCCCAGGTCGCACTGCTGCTCGATGCCGACGGGCTCGTGAACGCCGGCCACTATGTGACCCGCAGTGGGGAGGACCTCGGATCGGTCATCGGCGCGCACCTCTCCGGGGTGAGCGACGAAGCCACGCGCGCGATGCGGCATTTCGGATTGGGGCGGTGGACCCGCATTCTGCTCGAAAGCGAGGCAGCCACCGTGGTCATGGCGCCGACCGGCGACGGCGTCACGCTGGTGGCTGCGCCGCGCGACCTCCCGCTCGGCTTCGTGCGGCGTACGCTCGAACAGTGTGCCACGGTTGCGCGCCGTTGGCTGGAGGGCGCGTGAGCGGCTACGCGCCGATGATTGCCACCCTCACGCGCCACCGCGGCGTGACGGCCTGCCTGCTCGTCATGGAGGGCGATGGCATCCTCGTGGATGGCACCGCGCAGATCGGCGTCGACACGTCGGCCTTCGCCGCGCTCACGGCGTCGCTGTATCGCAAGGCGGCCAAGGCGGTGGAGGCGGCAGGCTTTGGGTCCGTCGGCTTCTGCGAGCTCGAGGCCGAGCAGGGTCGCGTGCTCGCTGCGGGGCACAACGGCTTGGTCTTGGTGGTCGTCGCGCAGAGCCGAGTGAACGTCGGACTGCTGCGCGTGGACCTGCTGAAGGCGGCGGGCACGCTGTGATTCGGCATTCGATTTCCACAGGCTGGGGCGATGCCCCGCTCAAGCGCTTCGTCGACGACGCGCGTCTGCAGCTGGCCGTGCTGATGCACACCAGCGGCCAGGTGCTCGCGCAGGTGGGTTTCCAGAAACGCCTCGACGTGCAGACGGCCTGTGCGCTCTCCGCCGCCATCAACGCCTCCGCCGTTCACCTCGGCGGAATGGTCGACGGATCGCCGTTCCGCGGGCTGCACTACGCCGGTGTCGAGCGTCAGATTTACCTCGGGCAGGTACCGGCCCGGGGCAGCACGCTGCTGGTGCTCGCCGTGTTCGACAGCGAGAGCTCGCTGGGCATCGTGCAACTGTACCTCAAGGAGTTCCTGGCCAGCGTCGCGGCAACCGCGCCCGCGCAGGAAGATGCCAAGCCGGCGCTGGCCGAGGACTTCGAGCGGGACTTGAATCGCAACCTTGCCCAGTTGTTCGGGAAGGCCTGACCCATGACCGTCTGCGACCGCGGGGACCTGCTGTGAGTTTGGTCAACTACGCCACGCGTGAGATCACGTGCAAGATCGTCTACTACGGGCCGGGCCGGTCCGGGAAGACGACGAACCTGCACTACATCCACGGGCAGGTGCCGAACGACCGCAAGGGCCAGATGGTGTCGCTGGCGACGCAGACGGACCGCACGCTGTTCTTCGACTTCCTGCCGATCGACCTCGGGACCATTTCCGGATTTACGACGCGTTTCCAGCTCTACACGGTGCCCGGTCAGGTCTACTACCAGACCACGCGCAAGCTGGTGCTGCAAGGCGCCGACGGCGTGGTGTTCGTGGCCGACTCGCAGGCGCGGCAGCTGGCCGAGAACATCGAGAGCTTCCAGGACCTGCACGCGAACCTCGCGGAGCAGGGCGTGGACCTGCGCACGATGCCGATGGTGATCCAGTACAACAAGCGCGACCTGCCCGAGGAGTTGATCATGGGCATCCCCGAGTTGGAGGATGCGATCAACTTCCGCGGCGTGCCGTCGTTCGGGGCCGATGCGTTGCACGGCCCGGGCGTGTTCGAGACGTTGCGCGGCATCTCCGAGCAGGTCCTGCGGAAGCTCAGCGGGCGCGAGGAGGGCTGATGCGTCTCGATCCGCGCTACACGTTCGAGCGGTTGGTGGTCGGGGCGGGGAACCGCCTCGCCGCGGCCGCCGTGCGTGCGGTGGCGGAGGCGCCGGGCACCACGTACAACCCGCTGTTCATCTACGGCGGCTCGGGGCTTGGCAAGACGCACCTCATCACCGCAGCGGCGCACCTGCTGCGCCAGTTGCAGCCGGGCGCGGAGATCCTCGCGCTCACGATGGACGAGTTCTCGGAGCAGTTCCACGCGGCCGTCGGTGCGGGCGAGACCTCGGCCTTCGGGCACCGGCTGGGGAACGTGGACCTGCTGCTGCTCGATGACCTGCAGTTCCTCACCGGGCGCCGCGAGATGCAGGCCGAGCTGCTGCGCCTGTTCACGGTGATGCAGGACGCCGATCGCCAGATCCTCTGCGCCAGCGATCGTCCGCCGTCGGACATCACGGATGTCGACGAGCGCCTGATCTCTCGGCTGTCGGGCGGACTGGTCGTGGACGTCGGCCTGCCCGAGTACGAGGCGCGGGTGGCGATCCTGCGCTCGGCGGTCGTCGAGCGGCAGCTGAGCGTGCCCGATGTGGCGATCGAGGCGCTGGCCAAGCGCGGCGTCGCCAGCGTGCGCGAACTGCACGGCCTGCTCAACCAGTGGGTCGCCCAGGAGACGATGGGCGGGCGACCCCGGCGTCCGACGCTGACGCCGCGTCCGGGCTCCATCGACGCGCTGCGCCCCACCGGCGAGTTCCTGAGTTTCCTCACGGATGTCGCGGCGGTGGTGCAGGAGCAAGTCGAGTCCTGGCAGGTGCGGCTGCGCGAGGTGGTCGCGTACTGGAAGGGCGAGGGCTATCGCACGGCGGTGCTCGAGCGCGCACTCGCCCTGCCGAAGGAGCCGGACGTTGCGGGCCTGATCAAGACTTACGTGGCGGCGGTGGAGCACCTGCGTGCGCTGGAAGCCGAGGCCACCGAGGTCGACCGCGCGCTGGGCGGACACGAAGTCTTCCGCGATCCGGAGCGATTGGCGGAGGCGGAGGAGCTGGTGGAGAAGGCACTGGCCGGCGACATGCCGCCCAGCGGCCCGAACCCGGCCCTCGTGCGCGACGCCTTTGACGCGGGTGCGTCGAACCAACTCGCGCTGCACGCGGCGGACGGCGTCATCGAGTCGCCGGCCACGCGCTATAACCCGCTGCTGCTCACGGGGCCCAGCGGTGTGGGCAAGACCCATCTCGTGCACGGCATCGCGAATGCGCTGCAGCAGCTGCACGGCACGAACGTGGCCTGCGTGCACGCACAGGCCCTGGTAGACGAGTTGATCGCGGCCATCCAGCAGGGCAGCGTGGAGCGCTGGCGCGCTCGCTACCGGAATGTCGGCGCGCTCTGCGTCGATGACGTGCAGTTCCTTGCCGGCAAGGAGCGCACGCAGGACGAGTTCTTCTTCGTCTTCAACGCGTTGATTGAGGACGGCAAGCAGATCGTCCTCTCCAGCGACCGGCCGCCGGCGGAGATTGCGGACCTCGCCGCGCGGCTGCGCTCGCGCTTCGAAGGCGGACTCATCGCGCCGATCGAGGCGCCGGACCGGCCGCTGCGCGACAAGCTGGGCACGCGGTTCCTCGCGGCGCTGGGGCGCCCCGCCTCGCCGGAGTTGCTCGATGCCATCTGCGCGCCGGAACTGCGCAGTGTGCGCGAGTTGATCGGCATCGTGAACCGGCTGCACGCGGCCGCCGAGTCGGCGGGTGTGGCCCTCGACGCGGAGTTCGCACGCCGCGAGCTCGGCCTCGCCGCCGCCGATGTCGCCGCGGCGGCGCCCGCGGGCGCGGCGGCACAGGCCGACGACCGCACCTTCCTCGACCGCGAGAAGGCCGTGTGGGAGTGGGCCGACCTCGCCGGCCGCGTCGTCGAGGAGCTGCGCTAAGTGGCCATCAAGGGCTCCCTCAAGGAAGCGTCCCTGCCGGACGTGCTGCAGCTGCTCTCGATGGGAAAGAAGAGCGGCTGCCTGTCGGTGACACACCGCAGCAACTTCGGTTCGATCTACTTCGACAAGGGGCGCATCTCCTACGCGTCCATCGTGAACCGCCGCGACCGGCTGGGCGACATCCTCGTGAAGAGCGCTGTCCTCTCGCAGGAGAAGCTGGACGAGGCCATCGAGTTGCAGGGGAAGGCGCGCGGCAAGCGACTGGGCGAGATCCTCGTGGACGCGGGCATGCTCACGCGCGATCAGCTCAACGCGCAGATGCGCGTGCAGATCGAGGAGGCGGTCTACTTCCTTTTCACCTGGGCGGAAGGGACCTTCAACTTCGAGTCCGATATCGCGCCCGAGGAGCAGGACTTCCTCGTCGCCATCAATCCCGAGTCGCTGCTGCTCGAGGGCGCGCGCCGGGTGGACGAGTGGAGCCTGATCGAGAAGAAGATCCCCTCCTTCGACATCGTGTTCGAGTTGGACCGTCGCAAGCTGGCCGAGAGCGCGCCGCAGCTCACGCAGGAACAGCAGGCGCTGCTGCCCTTGATTGACGGCCGCCGCGATGTGGCCGCGCTGGTGGACGAGTCCGGACAGGTGGAGTTCGAGGTGGGCAAGGCGCTGTTCGGCTTGGCGACGGCGGGCTACCTGCACCGCGTCGGTCGCTCGAAGGCGCCCGAGGATGTTGCCGCCGATGTGCGCGTCGAGGAGCACCGCAATCTTGGCATCGCCTTCTTCCGCGCCGGCATGCTGGACGAGGCCGTGCGCGAGTTCCGCCGGGTCACGGAGCTTCGGCCCGACGATGTGGGGGCGCGCTTCCAGTTGGGATTGGCACACCTGCGACTGGGCAAGTGGCACGAGGCGCTGACGCACCTCGAGGTCGCCTCACGCCAGCGGATGGCGCGGCCGGCCGTCTGGGTGAACATGGCCATCGCGCTGGAACGGCTGGGCCGCGATGCGGAAGCGCAGTCGGCGTTGCTCGGCGCGCTGGACCGTGGCGGACAGGACGAGCCGCGCGTGCACCTCTCACTGGGTACGCTGGCACTGCGCAGCGGGGACTTCGCGGCCGCCGAGGCGCACTTCCAGCGGGCGCGTCCCCTGTATGGCAGTGGCGGGCCGTCGGCCGTGTGGTTCCACGATGCCGCCCTGGCCTCGGCGCTTGCCGGCGAGTTGGAACGCACTGTGGCCCTGTTGGAAGAGGGCACGGCGGCGCACCCGCGTGCGGCCGTGCTGCACAACAACCTGGCCGTCGCGCTGGAGTCGCTGGGGCGTGCCGACGCGGCGGAGCGGGCGCTGCAGCGCGGATTGCAGGAAGATCCGGGACTCGCGCAGTTGCATCGCAACCTTGGTGACCTCCGGCTCGCGGCGGGTGACGGGCCGGCGGCGCTCGAGGCGTACCAACTGGCCGTGCGCCACCAGGAATCCCTGGGGCCGGAGGTGTGGTCGCGCATCGGTGTGCTGCGCGAGCGGCAGGGCGACAAGGAAGGCGCGCTGGCGGCCTTTGACCACGCGCTGGCGCTGGACCCCTCGCATGCGGAGGCCCGCGCGCGCCAGACGGCCCTGCGGCCTGGGTGATGACGGGCCCTGACGACGAGCTGGCAGCCTTTCGTGCGCTGCTCGGCGAGATCGAGCGCAGCGCCGGTCTGGCCTGCACCAACTACAAGGATGGCTGCCTGCGGCGCCGCATTGCGGTGCGGATGCGCGCGTCGGGCTCGGCAGACTTCACGGCCTACACCGCGTTGCTGCGCCGCGAGCCGGCCGAGTTGGAGCGCTTGGTGGCGACGCTCACGATCAATGTCACGCGGCTCTACCGCGACGCCCCGGTGTGGGACCTGCTGGCGGAGCGCGTGCTGCCGGCGATGTGGGCGATGGAGCGCGCCGCGCTGACGGTGTGGAGCGCCGGCTGCGCCAGCGGCGAGGAGGCCTACACGCTGGCAGCCCTGCTACATCGGCACGCGGAGCGCGTGGGCGCGGCGGATCGCCTCCGCGGGGCGGCGGTCATCGGCACCGACATCGACGCGGACTCGCTGCGCGCTGCCGCGGCAGGGCGCTTCGTGCCGGAGGCGTTGGTCGAGGTTCCCGTGGCGTTGCGCAACCGATACTTCGGCGCGGAGCCGCCGCACGCGGCGACGGCGGAGCTGCGGTCCTTGGTACGCTTCGAGCGTCGCGACCTGCTGCTCGAGACGCCGCCGGCGCGCGCGATGCAGTTGATCACCTGCCGCAACGTGCTGATCTACGTGGAGCGGCAGGCACAGGAGCCCGTGCTGCAGCGCTTCCACGACGCCTTGGTGCCCGGGGGCTTCCTGGTCCTTGGCAAGGTCGAGACCATGCTCGGCCCCGCACGCGCGTTGTTCGAGGTGGTGGATCAGCGGCAGCGCATCTTCAGAAAGCGGGCGGCCGCGTGAGCGACCAACACGTCCGCATCGCGCAGCTGGCGGTGGCCAAGGGGACGGGGCGACTGATCGCGGTCGGCCTGGGGTCCTGCGTGGCGGTGATTCTCTACGATCGTGCGCGGCGCGTGGGCGGGCTCGCGCACGTGCTCCTGCCCGCGGGTGCGGCGCGCGATGAGTCTTCACCTGCGCGCGTCGCCCCGTTGGCGGTCCCGGCGCTGATCGCGCGCATGCAGGGCTTGGGCGCCCGTGCGCCGTTCGAGGCGCGCCTCGTGGGTGGGGCGGCGCTTTTCGGAACCATGCTCGTGGGAGCCGACGGGTCGATGGGTGACCGCAACGTGGCCGCCGTTCGCGCGGCGTTGTCCGTGGCCGGCGTTTCGGTGCAGGCCAGCGATGTCGGCGGAAGCAGCGGGCGAAGCGTCACCCTCGACGTGGCCAGCGGAAGCGTGATGGTGCGCGGTGTGCGAGGAGGCGAGCGTGTCCTCTGACCCGCTGCGCGTCCTGGTGGTGGACGACGTGGCCTTGGAGCGCGTGGCCGTACGCGGCTTGGTGGAGGGCTTCAAGGGATTTGCCGTCGTCGGCGAGGCCGTCGATGGCCTTGATGCCGCGCGCCTGGTGCACGAGCTGGCGCCAGACCTCGTGACGCTCGATGTGGAGATGCCTGGCGTGGATGGCCTGCAGGCACTGGGCTACATCATGAGCGAGGCGCCGCGTCCGGTGGTGATGCTCAGTGGTGCGACGACGCGTGGCGGGGAGGACCTCACGATCCGGGCGTTGGAGCTTGGCGCGGTGGACTTCGTGCGCAAGCCGCGCCCGGAGGACGCGCACGGCTGGCGCGACGTGGGCCCGCGCCTCGAGGATGCGCTGCGTGCGGCCGTGGGTGCGAACCTCGGCCTGCCGATGCTGGCCCGCGAGGTCTCGCGGCCCGTGCGGCCGCGCCGCGCGCCGCAGCCAGCGGATCGCGTGGTCGCGATTGCCGCCTCGACCGGGGGCCCCCGAGCGCTTGCCGAGGTCGTGCCGGCACTGCGCGACGACTGTGGCGCCGCAGTGCTCGTGGTGCAGCACATGCCGCGCGGGTTCACGGCCGGCTTGGCGCGGCGGCTGCACGCGCGGTCCTCGCTGGACGTGCGCGAGGCGCAGGATGGCGAGCCGTTGTTGGCAGGTCACGCCTACGTCGCGCCCGGCGGCCGGCATCTACGTCTCGTGACGGACGATGCCGTGATTCGCCTGGCCCTCAGCGACGGTCCACCGATGCACGGCGTCTGTCCGGCTGCAGATCCGACCTTCGAGGCCGCGGCGAAGGCATTCGGTGCGCGCTGCGTGGGCGTGGTGCTCACGGGGATGGGGCGTGACGCGGCGGCCGGGCTTGCCGCGATTGCGCGACGCGGAGGCGTCGCCGTGGTGCAGGACGCCGCGACGAGCGTGGTGCACGGGATGCCGGCGCAGGCGCGCGCGGCCGTTCCGCACGCGACGGAACTGCCCTTGGATGCCATTGCCGCGCGGGTGAACGACGCCCTCGTGGGGCTGGGTCCGACTACCTTACGTACTGGATGAGCCGCACGGGCGTGCGGCGACAGGGAGGATGGGCTGGTGGCTGACGAGACGTTGGCGGCATACAAGGCGAAGTACGCGGCAATCGACGCGCGGCTCGAGTCAGGAGTCGCGAGCGGCGATCGCGCGGCCGTGAAGGCCGAGATCATCGGCCTCTTCAAGGCCGTCGAGGCGCAGGTCGCCGACCTCAGCCAGCTCAAGGACGACATCAAGCAGTTGGTGGAGAAGTGGAAGGCGCAGGAGGGCACCGAGGCCCCGCAGGCACCGCAGTTCCAGGGCGAGAAGCCCGTCGTGCACAGCGATCACATCGGCGCGTCCACCTTCATTGAAAAGGGCTGGAGCCGGCTCTCGCTCGGTGACTACGAGGGCGCCGAGACCGCGCTGACCAAGGCCATCGAGCTCTCCCCCGGCGATCCGCAGAGCGAGGCACTGCTCGGCTGGGCGCAGATGCTGCAGGAGAAGTACGACGACGCGCTGATGAACTTCCAGAAGGTGCTGATGCGTGAGCCCGCCAACGCGCTGGCCCGCATCAACGTCGGCTACATCTGCCTGAAGAAGCGCATCTTCGGCGAGGCCATCGAACACCTGTCGAAGGCCATCCGCCTCGACAACGACCGCAAGGCGACGCTTTACGCGCACTTCTATTTGGGCCTCGTGTACCTCGAGCGCGAGATGTACGAGGATGCGCAGACGTTCTTCCAGAAGACGCTGGGCCTGGGCCCGAACCTGATCGAGGCCTACTACGAGTTGGGTCGCGCGCAGTGGTTCAACGACGAGCGCGCCGAGGCGCTGGCGACGTGGCAGAAGGGGTTCGCAGCCAACAAGTTCAATCCCTGGGGCAAGAAGTGCGCGGAGACGCTCAAGCTGGTCGAGGGCGGGGGAGAGTTGTCGCGCGCCTGATTGCGGCAGTCGCCGTTGCCGGCGTGCTGGCGCTCGCCAGCCCGGGCCGCGCGCAGGTTGCCATCGCGCAGGTTGCCATCGCGCAGGTTGCCATCGCGCAGGTTGCCATCGCGCAGGATGCCGCCCGGGGCGATGCGATCCCGCCCGGCGCGCTGACAATCGCCGAAGGCCGCTACACCGTGGCCTACTACTCCGACGAGGCGCGCCTCGCGCGCTCGCTGCTGCAGGAGGCGCTGGCGCGCGACTCGTTTCCGGGGTTGCCGCGCCCGACAGCGTCGGTGCTGCTGTTGCTCGCGCCGGACGCCGAGCGCTTCCGCGTGTGGGTGGGCGCCAGCGCCCCCGAGTGGGGCGATGCCATCGCGTTTCCGGTTGAGCAACGCATCGTGATGTATGGGCGCGACGCGGCGGCACGCAGCGGCGACCCGCGGATCACGCTGCGACACGAACTCGCACACCTGGCCCTGCACGAGGTGCTCGGTGCGGCGGTGCCACGTTGGTTCGACGAGGGTTACGCGTCCTACGCGGCCGGCGAATGGGGGCGCGACGAGGTGATTGCCACCAGCGTCGGGCTCGTCTGGCGCGGCCTGCCGACCTTGGCGGGACTCGATTCGGGATTTTACGGGGGGTCGGAGGTGGCGCAGCGCTCATACGCGCTCGCGCACCGGGCTGTGGCCGAGCTGGCCGGCCTCGCCCCAGATCGCGGCCTCGCGCTCCTCTTCAATCACTGGCGGCGAGAAGGGACCTTCGAGCGCGCGCTGCGGCGTGCGCACGGCATGTCCTCAGCAGACTTCGAACGCCATTGGCGGTTGCGCATCCGGCGACAGTACGGGGCGCTAGCCTTGGCGGCGGACCTCACGGTGCTCTCCGCGTTCCTGTTGCTACTACTTGGGCCCATGTGGTGGCAGCGGCGCACTCGCCAGCGGCTACGGCTGGAGCGTATGCGACAGGCGGACGCGGCGCAGGAAGCGCGAGAGCGGGCAAGTGCCCTTGCGGCGCTGCTCGGCGAGGATGTCACGGAATCGCCCGGTGACGACCGCATTAAGGGTTCGTGAAGGCGCCCCGATTTGGTTGACGACAACTATAGGGTGTCCTAGACTTCCCGACCTATGTCCGAACACGTGAGCTCGACGGGCGGTCTGTGGTCGCGTCCTGCGCTGTGGTGGGGGCTATCTGCAGCGGCCTTGGCCCTGGGGTACGCCGACCTGTGGCGGGGGGGCATTACCGTGGCCCCGATTCTGCTGGTGGTTGGCTACTGCATCCTGATTCCAGTCGCCATCCTGAAGTGACGCGCGTTCGGCGCGTCGGGAACCGAAGCGCCGGGCGAATAGCTCAGTTGGTTAGAGCACCTGCCTTACACGCAGGGTGTCGGGGGTTCGAGTCCCTCTTCGCCCACTGTAGTTGATGGATCCCCGGAACCCTTTCGGGAGCCCGCGGGATAGCACATTCAACGCCTTCTGAGGAGTTGGCAGTGACCGTACGTGCCCGTTCCCTGGCCGCCGCCGCGGCGATCGTTGCCCTGGCCGGCGCCGTTCCAGCCGATGCACAGCCGGTGCGGCGTCCGCCGCGCCCCGATACGCCCTTCCTCACCGTCCAGGTCTTCCGGTCGGCGGACAAGCAGGCCGGTCCCGCCGCGTCGGACGCCCTGCGCGAGCGCCTGATCCAGGTCTTCCCGGGCCCCGTGCTCTGGGTGATCGAGAAGGAGCGCATGGTGGAGCTGTTGCAACAGTCGGGCTACCCGACGAATGAGCAGCTGGCCCGCACGGACGAGAACTCGCTGGCCAAGTTCATGCGCGCCGACGAGTACGTGCGCGGCAACGTGACCCGCCAGCCGGACGGCGAGTACCGCATCGATGCCCAACTGGTGCTCACGCGCGATGCCTCGCTGACGCAGCCGTTGCCGGCCGTCACCGGCCGCTCGCCGGAGCGGGCCGCCGTGGCCCTGGTTCGCCCGCTGCAGGATGCGCGGCGGCAGCTGGACAACGAGAAGAAGTGCCGAGAACACGCGATCAACGGCCGCTTTGACGATGCCGTGGCCGAGGCGGACAAGGCGATTTCGGATTATTCAAACGCCACCCTGGTCCGCTACTGCAAGATCAACGTGCTGGTGCAGAAGAAGGCCTCGAGTGCCGAGCTGATCCAGGCGGCGGACGAGATCCTGGCGATCGATCCGAACAACCGCGTCGCCCTGGCCATCGGCGCCGACGCCCAAAAGGAAGCGGGCAACGTGGAGAAGGCGAACGAGCTGCTCGTGCGCCTGCTTTCCAATGACCCGACGAATGCGAAGCTGGCCGAGGACGTGGTCAATGCGTTGGCGTCCAGCCGCCAGTATGACGTGGCCAAGCAGATTGTGACGCAGGCGGTGAAGGACAATCCGGGCGACGTGTCGCTGGTGCGCCTGCAGTTCCTCATCCTGGCGACGGCTGGCGACTACAAGCCGGCCATCGCGACGGGCGAGGAGATGATCCAGCTGGACACGGCGCTCGCCGACGTGCAGTTCTGGACCCGCCTCACGGCGCTCTACACCGCCGATAGCCAGCCGGCGAAGGCTGCCGATGCGGCGCGTCGCGGTACCAACAAGTACACGGAGAACGCCGAGCTTTGGCAGCTGTATGCGCAGGCGCTGCGGCAGTCTGGCGATCTGCCCGGTTCGATCAACGCGGCCAAGCGGGCCCTCGAGATCAATCCGTATATCCCCTCGGCGTGGCTGCAGATCACGCAGGGTTATATGCAGCTGCAGCAGCCCGACAGCGCCTTGGTGGCCCTGCGGCACGCCACTGCTGCGGGAGACAATGCCGACCTGATTGCCAGCGTCGCGTCCAGCATCGGCAACCAGATGCGTGTTCGTGCGGACTCAGTGCGCTTGGACATCCGCCCGGATTCCACGAAGGACATCCCGGAGTTCCAGCGCGCCATCGCCGTGCTGCAGTTCGCCGAT
This is a stretch of genomic DNA from Gemmatimonadaceae bacterium. It encodes these proteins:
- the cheB gene encoding chemotaxis-specific protein-glutamate methyltransferase CheB, which gives rise to MSSDPLRVLVVDDVALERVAVRGLVEGFKGFAVVGEAVDGLDAARLVHELAPDLVTLDVEMPGVDGLQALGYIMSEAPRPVVMLSGATTRGGEDLTIRALELGAVDFVRKPRPEDAHGWRDVGPRLEDALRAAVGANLGLPMLAREVSRPVRPRRAPQPADRVVAIAASTGGPRALAEVVPALRDDCGAAVLVVQHMPRGFTAGLARRLHARSSLDVREAQDGEPLLAGHAYVAPGGRHLRLVTDDAVIRLALSDGPPMHGVCPAADPTFEAAAKAFGARCVGVVLTGMGRDAAAGLAAIARRGGVAVVQDAATSVVHGMPAQARAAVPHATELPLDAIAARVNDALVGLGPTTLRTG
- a CDS encoding tetratricopeptide repeat protein, encoding MTVRARSLAAAAAIVALAGAVPADAQPVRRPPRPDTPFLTVQVFRSADKQAGPAASDALRERLIQVFPGPVLWVIEKERMVELLQQSGYPTNEQLARTDENSLAKFMRADEYVRGNVTRQPDGEYRIDAQLVLTRDASLTQPLPAVTGRSPERAAVALVRPLQDARRQLDNEKKCREHAINGRFDDAVAEADKAISDYSNATLVRYCKINVLVQKKASSAELIQAADEILAIDPNNRVALAIGADAQKEAGNVEKANELLVRLLSNDPTNAKLAEDVVNALASSRQYDVAKQIVTQAVKDNPGDVSLVRLQFLILATAGDYKPAIATGEEMIQLDTALADVQFWTRLTALYTADSQPAKAADAARRGTNKYTENAELWQLYAQALRQSGDLPGSINAAKRALEINPYIPSAWLQITQGYMQLQQPDSALVALRHATAAGDNADLIASVASSIGNQMRVRADSVRLDIRPDSTKDIPEFQRAIAVLQFADSVAMLTDEVGPSEARRPRVQASGETRARVKFILGAAGAQLALAAGTKAGKDRSCELTAIADEGLLTAQINLPAGGQFDPQAAGSLLQSIPAVQNFLEQLKQAYCK
- a CDS encoding tetratricopeptide repeat protein; its protein translation is MADETLAAYKAKYAAIDARLESGVASGDRAAVKAEIIGLFKAVEAQVADLSQLKDDIKQLVEKWKAQEGTEAPQAPQFQGEKPVVHSDHIGASTFIEKGWSRLSLGDYEGAETALTKAIELSPGDPQSEALLGWAQMLQEKYDDALMNFQKVLMREPANALARINVGYICLKKRIFGEAIEHLSKAIRLDNDRKATLYAHFYLGLVYLEREMYEDAQTFFQKTLGLGPNLIEAYYELGRAQWFNDERAEALATWQKGFAANKFNPWGKKCAETLKLVEGGGELSRA